Proteins encoded by one window of Erysipelothrix rhusiopathiae:
- the uvrC gene encoding excinuclease ABC subunit UvrC has product MKNKNGEIIYVGKAKKLKNRVSSYFTGAHDHKTTRMVRQIDDFEFIITSTEKESLILEINLIKEHRPQFNIIFMDDKSYPYLKIPREGKPEVLVARDRKQSKQFHYFGPYPDATAARDMARLLNDSVPTGDTLLPNTLAIYSAFNRTGKRYTPEELNVWRQNVMSILNGNIKPFKDELERKMLEASQSLNFELAQVYKEKLHALDYIGDKQQVQFSLNERFDLFHFAYYQGYIAIVGLFVRGGRLLERSMAVEACMEEPLDAFVSFIAQFYENQPVPKTIYVPDLVNAEELGDVLGAEVKVPLRGKKKTLLEITQKNAQQQLDDQFSILRERQQFKDEALRDLSAALGMSSIIHRIEVFDNSHISGAFAVSACVVYDDGEPNKNQYRRYKLHQGNDDVASMKEVLYRRYFRLMRESKPMPDLILVDGGKPQLNAALEVLSDLELDLRVCSLVKDDRHRTHALMREDGTLITINKTSSLFNFLMQMQDEVHRFVITYHRNLRKKAMTRSILDEVSGLGKVRQKELYKKFGSLKNIRAASLETLQTVLPEDVAGDLYDILHIDWNDYHEKN; this is encoded by the coding sequence ATGAAAAATAAGAATGGTGAGATTATCTATGTCGGGAAAGCGAAGAAATTAAAAAATCGCGTAAGTTCCTATTTTACGGGTGCCCATGATCATAAGACAACACGTATGGTACGTCAAATTGATGATTTTGAATTTATCATTACAAGTACGGAGAAAGAGTCTTTAATTCTAGAAATTAATTTAATTAAAGAACACCGACCTCAATTCAATATCATTTTTATGGATGATAAGTCGTATCCATATTTAAAAATTCCCCGAGAAGGAAAACCGGAAGTTTTGGTTGCGCGAGATCGTAAACAATCCAAGCAATTTCATTATTTTGGTCCATATCCTGATGCGACAGCAGCGCGTGATATGGCCCGTCTTCTAAATGACTCAGTGCCTACTGGAGATACATTATTACCCAATACTTTAGCCATTTACAGCGCATTTAATCGTACTGGTAAACGTTATACACCGGAAGAACTGAATGTTTGGCGTCAAAATGTGATGAGTATTTTAAACGGTAATATAAAACCGTTTAAAGATGAGTTAGAGCGAAAGATGCTTGAAGCAAGCCAATCTTTAAATTTTGAGTTGGCACAAGTCTATAAGGAAAAGCTACATGCTTTAGACTATATTGGTGATAAACAACAAGTTCAATTTTCTTTAAACGAACGATTTGATTTGTTTCACTTTGCCTACTATCAAGGGTATATTGCGATTGTAGGTCTCTTTGTTAGAGGGGGTCGCTTGTTGGAGCGAAGCATGGCGGTTGAGGCATGTATGGAAGAACCGCTTGATGCTTTTGTTTCTTTTATTGCACAATTTTATGAAAACCAACCGGTACCCAAAACGATTTATGTTCCAGACTTAGTGAATGCAGAAGAATTGGGCGATGTTTTGGGTGCTGAGGTTAAAGTACCATTGCGTGGTAAAAAGAAAACACTTTTGGAAATTACACAAAAGAATGCGCAACAACAACTTGATGATCAGTTTTCAATCCTTCGTGAGCGTCAACAATTTAAAGATGAGGCGTTAAGAGATTTAAGTGCTGCTTTAGGTATGAGTTCGATTATTCATCGTATTGAGGTTTTTGATAACTCGCATATTTCCGGTGCTTTCGCTGTTTCTGCCTGTGTTGTTTATGATGATGGTGAACCAAATAAAAACCAATACCGTCGCTATAAATTACATCAAGGGAATGATGATGTTGCTTCTATGAAGGAAGTCTTGTATCGTCGATATTTTCGTCTTATGCGGGAATCGAAACCGATGCCGGATTTAATTTTAGTTGATGGTGGTAAACCTCAGCTTAATGCAGCGTTAGAGGTTCTCAGTGATCTTGAACTTGATTTGAGGGTTTGTTCCTTGGTTAAAGATGATCGACATCGTACGCACGCTTTAATGCGTGAAGATGGAACTTTAATTACAATTAATAAAACAAGTTCGCTCTTTAATTTTTTGATGCAGATGCAAGATGAAGTGCATCGATTTGTAATAACGTATCACCGTAATTTACGGAAAAAAGCTATGACACGCTCAATTCTTGATGAAGTAAGTGGATTGGGAAAAGTAAGACAGAAAGAACTCTATAAGAAATTTGGCTCTTTGAAGAATATTCGCGCGGCGTCTTTAGAAACGCTTCAGACGGTTTTACCTGAAGATGTTGCGGGTGATTTGTATGATATACTACATATAGATTGGAATGATTATCATGAAAAAAATTAA
- the murI gene encoding glutamate racemase has protein sequence MKKIKTLGIFDSGLGGYSVYQYLKQHLDPVSLVLYADQKNAPYGNQSDDAIIAYTLHAMKWFQDHDIRDVVIACNTVSAVALSTARNHFPDMNLIGIIELTVGQIEPNADTCVGIVSTLATFNAHAYRNFIHEKGPIHVKELALPELVNIIEGLNQNLKLDTYLENELKPILESTDLILGCTHYPLVHDAFRKIYKGQVHDSRRPICEYVAMNYEFLRSSCQTFTTGDAQKMERQIKRLFDSIEKVETI, from the coding sequence ATGAAAAAAATTAAAACCTTGGGGATTTTTGATTCGGGTCTTGGTGGTTATAGTGTTTATCAATATCTAAAACAGCATCTTGATCCCGTTTCTTTGGTACTTTATGCAGATCAAAAAAATGCCCCTTATGGAAATCAATCGGATGATGCAATCATTGCTTACACCCTACATGCGATGAAGTGGTTTCAAGATCATGACATAAGGGATGTGGTCATTGCGTGTAATACCGTTTCAGCAGTGGCACTTTCCACTGCAAGAAACCATTTTCCAGATATGAATCTAATTGGCATTATCGAATTAACGGTTGGACAAATTGAACCCAATGCAGATACTTGTGTTGGTATTGTGTCAACACTTGCAACCTTTAATGCGCATGCATATCGTAATTTTATTCATGAAAAAGGACCGATTCACGTTAAGGAACTCGCACTTCCTGAATTGGTCAATATTATCGAAGGTTTAAATCAAAATTTAAAATTGGATACTTATTTGGAAAATGAATTAAAACCTATTCTTGAGTCAACAGATCTCATTTTAGGTTGTACTCATTATCCCCTTGTTCATGATGCTTTTAGAAAAATATATAAAGGTCAAGTTCATGATTCAAGACGTCCGATTTGTGAGTATGTTGCGATGAACTATGAGTTTTTAAGGTCATCATGTCAGACTTTTACGACAGGTGACGCTCAAAAAATGGAAAGACAAATTAAACGTCTTTTTGATTCGATAGAAAAGGTGGAAACAATATGA
- a CDS encoding YfcE family phosphodiesterase — MTEIIVCSDNHGKKKVLESILQKYPHADAYIHCGDNELDYESMKPFDAVTGNNDTFYKYPESLVVDVKGTRIFVAHGHLMRYRHIEDDIIALAKEHRCTIACYGHTHVPVVKDVDGILLINPGSLYYNRDGSPTCFAKITITEDKVTVEELFERDL, encoded by the coding sequence ATGACAGAAATTATCGTTTGCAGTGATAACCATGGTAAGAAAAAAGTTCTTGAATCAATTCTACAAAAATATCCTCATGCGGATGCCTACATTCATTGTGGCGATAATGAACTTGATTATGAATCCATGAAACCCTTTGACGCAGTTACAGGGAATAACGATACGTTTTATAAGTATCCAGAATCATTGGTAGTAGACGTAAAGGGAACGCGTATTTTTGTAGCGCATGGTCATTTAATGCGTTATCGTCATATCGAAGACGATATTATTGCGTTAGCTAAGGAACATCGTTGTACGATTGCGTGTTATGGACATACCCATGTTCCTGTCGTAAAAGATGTGGACGGGATTCTTTTAATTAATCCAGGTTCGCTCTATTATAATCGAGACGGATCACCAACATGTTTCGCAAAAATCACGATTACAGAAGATAAAGTGACTGTAGAAGAATTATTTGAAAGAGATTTATAA
- a CDS encoding CAP domain-containing protein, which yields MKVKKKHIIGFFGLLVFCFGCGVGYFQGISKKTVEQQPPQIMEKNADNTNISKNKKSDQPEDYKPETSDYFVEEYRSEETPIPFDKHEKNDASINQGETITDQEGKTGLKRTVYKELYKNNDLVDSSVQYTEVVYAPVDEITRVGIKEIIVNSEHIDKDESLLMFNRVNQIRKEHQLDPLTWSESLFEYAGIRAVDLEKSFEHRRPDGSSWDSLNPQLIFAENLAKRAFSVESAMSGFMESPSHRANILDDFKSGACALYQASDGNWYWVQLFGY from the coding sequence ATGAAAGTAAAAAAGAAACACATTATTGGATTTTTTGGATTATTGGTTTTTTGCTTTGGATGTGGAGTTGGATATTTTCAAGGAATATCAAAAAAAACAGTTGAACAACAGCCCCCCCAAATTATGGAAAAGAATGCAGATAATACGAATATTTCAAAAAATAAAAAATCAGATCAGCCAGAAGATTACAAGCCTGAAACATCGGATTATTTTGTTGAGGAATATCGAAGTGAAGAAACACCCATCCCCTTTGATAAACACGAAAAAAATGATGCAAGTATCAATCAGGGTGAAACGATTACAGATCAAGAAGGAAAAACAGGTCTGAAGCGAACCGTTTATAAAGAACTCTATAAAAACAATGATTTGGTCGATTCTTCTGTTCAATATACTGAAGTTGTTTATGCTCCTGTTGATGAAATCACACGTGTTGGAATCAAAGAAATTATTGTGAATTCGGAACATATCGATAAAGATGAGTCGCTTTTAATGTTTAATCGTGTCAATCAAATTCGAAAAGAACATCAATTGGATCCTCTAACATGGTCAGAGTCACTTTTTGAATATGCAGGGATTCGTGCAGTGGATCTTGAAAAAAGTTTCGAGCACCGTCGCCCTGATGGAAGTTCTTGGGATAGTTTGAATCCTCAATTGATTTTTGCTGAGAACTTAGCGAAACGTGCGTTTTCGGTAGAAAGTGCCATGAGTGGTTTTATGGAATCGCCAAGTCATCGAGCAAATATTTTAGATGATTTTAAGTCAGGTGCGTGTGCACTTTATCAAGCATCTGACGGGAACTGGTATTGGGTCCAACTCTTTGGATATTGA
- a CDS encoding sugar-transfer associated ATP-grasp domain-containing protein codes for MGRIKYYFRRLKALDYKNMWRIAGLISKETGKFRLFILFDMIGCSFIYQSGYLDYFEFEFYLLKRAERKTFITGGIANSIIVKYNQKEFRHKFADKSEFNKVFREYIGRDFVDLRESSDELVKAFLAGHDVVMAKVTDSLMGYGVERFVTAEIEDFDLFKQERMERRQFLIEEYFVQHEAMSSLYPESVNTLRMITFFDGKDVHVLEGVLKIGNGGHLDNFGAGGMYTVLDDGGKVLYPAFDKDAVAFKKHPITGTDIVGFQVPLYNDIVEMLDRAAREVPQIQYVGWDVAVGQKRPSLIEGNYNTGVFQMKPSLTGSKEGLLPKFRKVIDI; via the coding sequence ATGGGTCGAATTAAGTATTATTTTAGAAGGTTAAAAGCTTTAGATTACAAAAATATGTGGCGAATCGCGGGTCTCATTAGTAAAGAAACTGGTAAATTTAGACTGTTTATTCTTTTTGATATGATTGGATGCTCATTCATCTATCAGTCAGGCTATCTAGATTACTTTGAGTTTGAGTTTTATTTATTGAAGCGCGCGGAACGTAAGACGTTTATTACGGGTGGTATTGCAAACTCAATCATCGTAAAATATAATCAAAAAGAATTCAGACATAAATTCGCAGATAAATCAGAATTTAATAAAGTATTTCGAGAGTATATTGGTCGTGATTTTGTTGATTTACGCGAATCATCGGATGAATTGGTTAAAGCGTTTTTGGCTGGGCATGATGTCGTGATGGCAAAAGTTACAGATAGTCTTATGGGATATGGGGTTGAACGTTTTGTTACTGCGGAGATTGAAGACTTTGATTTGTTCAAACAAGAACGTATGGAACGTCGTCAATTTTTGATTGAAGAGTATTTTGTTCAACATGAAGCAATGTCTTCACTTTATCCGGAGAGTGTTAACACACTTCGTATGATTACATTTTTCGATGGCAAAGATGTCCATGTGCTTGAAGGTGTTCTAAAGATCGGGAATGGCGGGCACTTGGATAATTTTGGTGCGGGTGGAATGTACACAGTTTTGGATGATGGCGGAAAAGTTTTATATCCTGCATTTGATAAAGATGCAGTTGCTTTTAAAAAACACCCAATTACTGGAACCGATATTGTTGGGTTTCAAGTTCCACTTTACAATGACATTGTTGAGATGCTTGATCGTGCAGCACGTGAAGTTCCACAAATTCAATATGTTGGTTGGGATGTTGCAGTTGGTCAAAAAAGACCCTCTCTCATCGAAGGGAATTACAATACTGGCGTATTCCAAATGAAACCAAGTTTAACGGGTTCTAAGGAAGGCTTGTTACCGAAATTTCGAAAAGTTATCGATATTTAA
- the tig gene encoding trigger factor: MKSTWTLNENSTGLLTVEVEEKAWKKAQDKTLENAIKNVEIQGFRKGQAPKELARKQVNEQMIMMDAVNAIANEAFVAGMVEQKIEPVATPELDIEAMTEDALTLKFIVTVKPEVELGEYKGLDIKRKRITVSAKDIEAELVKLQEEQAELQLKEGAVENGDTVVMDFEGFKDGVAFEGGKGENYTLEIGSNSFIPGFEEAMIGMVSEDEKDLDITFPEEYHVEDLAGQPVVFKVKLHEVKTKVLPELNDEFVELLDDEEITSLDALKDSIKKNLKAQREQAEEDRVNEELVETISNNAKINIPAAMIEEELNQMFNEFNQRLAQQGMNFDLYSQILGQSEEDVKEQMREDAEKRVRTRLTLEKIAEVEGLKVEDEEIEKEFTTISEAYGMELDQVKNLVSPDAIGYDILLRKAMELVQETLA; the protein is encoded by the coding sequence ATGAAATCTACATGGACATTAAATGAAAACTCAACAGGATTATTAACTGTTGAAGTTGAAGAAAAAGCTTGGAAAAAAGCACAAGATAAAACTTTAGAAAATGCAATTAAAAACGTTGAAATTCAAGGGTTCCGTAAAGGACAAGCACCTAAGGAATTAGCTCGTAAACAAGTAAACGAACAAATGATTATGATGGATGCAGTTAATGCAATCGCTAATGAAGCATTTGTTGCGGGAATGGTTGAACAAAAAATTGAACCCGTAGCAACACCAGAATTAGACATTGAAGCAATGACTGAAGACGCATTAACATTGAAATTTATCGTTACAGTTAAACCAGAAGTTGAACTTGGCGAATATAAAGGACTTGATATCAAACGTAAACGTATCACAGTATCTGCTAAAGATATCGAAGCAGAACTTGTTAAATTACAAGAAGAACAAGCAGAATTACAACTTAAAGAAGGCGCAGTAGAAAACGGCGATACAGTTGTAATGGATTTTGAAGGATTTAAAGACGGTGTTGCATTTGAAGGTGGTAAAGGCGAGAACTATACATTAGAAATTGGTTCAAACTCATTTATTCCAGGTTTCGAAGAAGCAATGATCGGTATGGTTTCAGAAGATGAAAAAGATTTAGATATCACTTTCCCAGAAGAATACCATGTAGAAGACCTAGCTGGTCAACCAGTTGTCTTCAAAGTTAAATTACACGAAGTAAAAACTAAAGTGTTACCAGAATTAAACGATGAGTTTGTTGAATTGTTAGATGATGAAGAAATTACTTCATTAGACGCACTTAAAGATTCAATTAAGAAAAATCTTAAAGCACAACGTGAACAAGCAGAAGAAGATCGCGTAAATGAAGAACTTGTTGAAACAATTTCAAATAATGCGAAAATTAACATTCCAGCAGCAATGATTGAAGAAGAATTAAACCAAATGTTTAATGAATTCAACCAACGTCTTGCACAACAAGGTATGAATTTCGATCTTTACTCACAAATTCTTGGACAATCTGAAGAAGATGTTAAAGAACAAATGCGTGAAGATGCAGAAAAACGTGTACGCACTCGCTTAACACTTGAAAAAATTGCTGAAGTTGAAGGATTAAAAGTAGAAGACGAAGAAATTGAAAAAGAATTTACAACAATTTCTGAAGCATACGGTATGGAACTTGACCAAGTTAAAAACTTAGTTTCACCAGATGCTATCGGATACGATATCTTATTACGAAAAGCGATGGAGCTAGTACAAGAAACTCTTGCTTAA
- the lon gene encoding endopeptidase La — protein MSEKNITISVPVVATRGVIVFPEQEIMIEVGRHKSMNAIDEAEKFFNGQVVLVSQKDILVDDPRQDELFEFGSLVNIKAVKRKQGFLRVTFTGLKRVKIDTLNDDGRMLFGSVTALEDIIGEENEEMALVRRITNEIEQVSVQNITIPTEIVNQLTMGVSASQLSDQFAQYFPLQLERKQELLEELSVNERLLMIIEEIQREHTLAQIENTINEKVKDRVEENQREYYLREKMRAIREELGDVGDVGEDSDEFREMIENNPYPEYVKEKAMEELRRYEMLPQASGESGVVRSYLEWLLKTPWWQQTEDIKDLNLVREKLDDDHFGLDKVKDRIMEYLAVKEMTGNLEAPIICLVGPPGVGKTSLAKSIADSLGREFVKASVGGVRDEAEIRGHRRTYLGSLPGRIIQGMKKAGVVNPVFLIDEIDKMASDYKGDPSSAMLEVLDPEQNKMFSDNYLEEPYDLSNVMFVATANYLGDIPEALRDRLEIIQLSSYTEEEKLNIAKEHLIPKQLESNGLKKSQFRMSDAQLRYVIRHYTREAGVRQLERVIASLCRKTVLAILKDGKKTITINKELITEWLGQIIFEYGQKEKKDQVGVVTGLAYTQFGGDVLPIEVTTYEGKGRLVVTGQLGDVMKESAEIAMGYVKSHARSLNIAPDFFEKHDVQVHVPEGAVPKDGPSAGVTFTTALISALTDNKVRANLAMTGEITLRGNVLPIGGLKEKSLAAHRVGINRIVIPKLNEKDLAEVPDVVKESVTFIPCETIEEVLKEALI, from the coding sequence ATGAGCGAAAAAAATATAACAATAAGCGTTCCTGTTGTTGCAACGCGCGGTGTTATTGTGTTCCCAGAACAAGAAATTATGATTGAAGTTGGTCGTCATAAAAGCATGAATGCGATTGATGAAGCAGAAAAGTTCTTTAATGGACAAGTTGTGCTTGTTAGTCAAAAAGACATTCTTGTTGATGATCCGCGTCAAGATGAACTGTTTGAGTTTGGATCACTTGTTAATATCAAAGCCGTTAAACGTAAACAAGGCTTTTTACGTGTTACATTTACAGGATTAAAACGTGTAAAAATCGATACATTAAATGATGATGGACGCATGCTTTTTGGTTCCGTTACAGCATTAGAAGATATTATTGGCGAAGAAAATGAAGAAATGGCATTGGTTCGTCGTATCACAAATGAAATCGAACAGGTTTCTGTTCAAAATATAACAATTCCGACTGAGATTGTTAATCAATTAACCATGGGTGTATCTGCATCACAATTGAGTGATCAATTTGCTCAATACTTCCCACTTCAACTCGAACGTAAGCAGGAATTACTTGAAGAACTTAGTGTAAACGAGAGACTTCTCATGATTATCGAGGAGATTCAGCGTGAACATACGCTTGCTCAGATTGAAAACACAATCAATGAGAAAGTTAAAGATCGTGTTGAAGAAAACCAACGTGAATATTACTTACGAGAAAAAATGCGCGCTATTCGTGAAGAATTGGGTGATGTCGGTGATGTTGGTGAGGATAGTGATGAGTTCCGTGAGATGATTGAGAACAATCCGTATCCAGAATATGTTAAAGAAAAAGCGATGGAAGAGTTACGTCGCTACGAAATGTTACCACAAGCTTCTGGTGAGTCAGGAGTAGTTCGTTCATATCTAGAATGGCTCTTGAAGACACCTTGGTGGCAACAAACAGAAGATATCAAAGATTTAAATCTTGTACGTGAAAAGCTTGACGATGATCATTTTGGTCTAGATAAAGTTAAAGATCGTATTATGGAGTATCTTGCAGTAAAAGAAATGACTGGAAATTTAGAAGCGCCAATCATTTGTTTAGTGGGGCCTCCAGGAGTTGGTAAAACATCACTTGCAAAATCGATTGCAGATTCACTTGGTCGTGAATTTGTAAAAGCATCTGTAGGTGGGGTGCGTGATGAAGCGGAAATCCGTGGTCACCGTCGTACTTACCTTGGTTCATTGCCTGGACGTATTATTCAGGGAATGAAAAAAGCGGGTGTTGTGAATCCAGTGTTCCTTATCGATGAAATTGATAAAATGGCATCAGATTACAAGGGCGATCCTTCAAGTGCGATGCTCGAAGTGTTGGATCCTGAACAAAATAAAATGTTTAGTGATAACTACTTGGAAGAACCTTATGATTTATCAAATGTTATGTTCGTTGCGACTGCAAACTACTTAGGTGATATTCCTGAAGCGTTACGCGATCGTTTAGAAATTATTCAATTGAGTTCCTATACGGAAGAAGAAAAACTAAATATAGCGAAAGAACATTTGATACCAAAACAATTGGAATCAAACGGACTCAAAAAATCTCAATTCCGTATGAGTGATGCACAATTACGCTATGTAATTCGTCACTATACACGTGAAGCGGGTGTTCGACAATTAGAACGTGTGATCGCATCATTATGTAGAAAAACGGTTCTTGCAATCTTAAAAGACGGTAAGAAAACAATTACAATCAATAAAGAACTGATTACAGAATGGTTAGGCCAAATTATTTTTGAATATGGTCAAAAAGAGAAAAAGGACCAAGTCGGTGTTGTTACAGGTCTTGCTTATACTCAATTTGGCGGGGATGTGCTTCCGATTGAAGTCACGACTTATGAAGGTAAAGGTCGCCTCGTTGTGACCGGCCAATTAGGTGATGTTATGAAAGAATCTGCTGAAATAGCGATGGGATATGTTAAGAGTCATGCTCGAAGCTTAAACATTGCTCCGGATTTCTTTGAAAAACATGATGTCCAAGTTCACGTACCAGAAGGTGCTGTTCCGAAAGATGGACCCTCCGCAGGGGTTACATTTACCACTGCATTAATTAGTGCTTTAACGGATAATAAAGTACGCGCAAATCTCGCGATGACAGGTGAAATTACCTTGCGTGGAAACGTCTTGCCAATTGGTGGTTTGAAAGAAAAATCATTGGCTGCTCACCGCGTAGGAATTAACCGTATCGTTATTCCAAAATTAAATGAAAAAGACTTAGCAGAAGTTCCAGATGTTGTTAAGGAAAGTGTTACATTTATTCCATGCGAAACCATTGAAGAAGTGTTGAAAGAAGCACTTATTTAA
- the yihA gene encoding ribosome biogenesis GTP-binding protein YihA/YsxC: protein MAWKTNDAQLIISAAHSSQFPETGQKEIVMVGKSNVGKSSLINAITNRKKLAYVGQTPGKTRLINFYHINEEVILTDVPGYGFANRSKQEQIHYGTLMDSYFELRHPSVMLVLVDVRRGVSQDDLMMIQFAIHYGIRYALVLSKVDKLSKNKINNIKRDVFKEFPDVTVLEFSTLKNETRDPIIKFIEQNI, encoded by the coding sequence ATGGCATGGAAGACAAATGATGCGCAGTTGATTATTTCAGCTGCGCATTCGTCTCAATTTCCAGAGACGGGACAAAAAGAAATTGTTATGGTTGGAAAATCAAATGTTGGAAAATCTTCGTTGATTAATGCCATAACAAATCGTAAAAAACTTGCTTATGTTGGACAAACACCTGGAAAAACGCGATTAATCAACTTCTATCATATTAATGAAGAAGTTATTTTAACCGATGTACCGGGTTATGGTTTCGCAAATCGATCCAAACAGGAGCAAATTCATTACGGAACCTTAATGGATAGTTACTTTGAATTGCGTCACCCATCTGTGATGCTCGTTCTTGTAGATGTGCGTCGTGGCGTAAGTCAAGACGATCTTATGATGATTCAATTCGCAATTCATTATGGGATTCGCTATGCACTCGTCTTATCAAAAGTTGATAAATTATCAAAGAATAAAATCAATAACATCAAACGGGATGTTTTTAAAGAATTCCCAGATGTGACGGTACTTGAATTTTCAACTCTAAAGAATGAGACACGTGATCCGATAATTAAATTTATTGAACAGAATATTTAA
- a CDS encoding sugar-transfer associated ATP-grasp domain-containing protein: MKKLFWKIKYYFKRLFSMDFSGFKNAIQYAHEKSGRSRIVLFFDMVWCSFKYTAGYVDYNEFEFYDLNSKQRETFITLGHSARIAKYYNDPEYLDIFDDKSIFVKRFSDFVHRDTFDIRESDAQGLEAFVRKHGKVMAKRTTDYVGRGIEVVDVNENPELDFETLYVALMDNRQYLIEEFFKQHPKMNELSPTSVNTLRVITFLDDENIPRILVSVLKSGLGSHVDNIGQGGMYTILDDSGTVVYPFIDKNCNQHTKHPITGTDLIGFKVPHYEQLIASIKEACLVIPQVRYMGWDVAVGVDGPEIIEGNSSTGPFQVIPSMSDEKVGVKPIYDQYIKTY, encoded by the coding sequence ATGAAAAAATTATTTTGGAAAATTAAGTATTATTTTAAACGTCTTTTTAGTATGGATTTTTCAGGGTTTAAGAATGCAATTCAATATGCACATGAAAAGAGTGGACGTTCTCGTATCGTCCTATTCTTTGATATGGTTTGGTGTTCATTCAAATATACTGCAGGATACGTAGATTACAATGAGTTTGAATTTTATGATTTAAACAGTAAGCAACGTGAGACCTTCATTACCTTAGGACATTCTGCACGTATTGCGAAGTACTATAACGATCCTGAATACCTCGATATTTTTGACGATAAGTCGATTTTTGTAAAACGTTTTAGTGATTTCGTGCATCGCGATACATTTGATATTCGCGAAAGTGATGCTCAAGGTCTTGAAGCTTTTGTTCGCAAGCATGGTAAAGTTATGGCGAAACGAACAACGGATTATGTTGGGCGTGGTATCGAAGTTGTTGATGTTAATGAAAATCCAGAACTTGATTTTGAGACCTTGTATGTTGCATTGATGGACAACCGTCAATACCTTATTGAAGAGTTCTTCAAACAACATCCTAAGATGAATGAATTGTCACCTACAAGTGTAAACACTTTACGTGTGATTACATTTTTAGATGATGAAAACATTCCAAGAATTTTGGTATCCGTATTAAAATCTGGTCTTGGAAGTCATGTAGATAACATTGGCCAAGGGGGGATGTATACCATCCTTGATGATTCAGGTACAGTTGTATATCCATTTATTGATAAAAACTGTAATCAACATACGAAACATCCAATTACAGGAACTGACTTAATTGGTTTCAAAGTTCCTCATTACGAACAACTTATTGCAAGTATTAAAGAAGCGTGTCTTGTAATTCCTCAAGTTCGCTATATGGGTTGGGATGTTGCTGTAGGTGTTGATGGTCCAGAAATTATCGAAGGAAATTCATCCACAGGTCCATTCCAAGTAATCCCAAGTATGTCAGATGAAAAAGTAGGTGTAAAACCTATTTACGATCAATACATTAAAACTTATTAA
- a CDS encoding GNAT family N-acetyltransferase has translation MKPMTDLRLETERLVLRPVVMEDADDMYLYARTYQVTRMTRFKPHQSVEDTKQVIENVFLSRPSKGWPEAFAITLKNNGRMIGTCDFWPISASEGVYEMGYALNPRFWGLGLVTEAASAVLDFAFENYDVRRMELKHLKCNPASGAVARKLGFIEEGIKRQSAKFDDGYDDVVCYGLLKEEYYDREISEEVCSQRN, from the coding sequence ATGAAACCAATGACAGATCTAAGACTTGAAACGGAACGATTGGTTCTTCGTCCTGTGGTTATGGAAGATGCAGATGATATGTATCTTTATGCACGAACGTATCAGGTAACACGCATGACACGATTTAAACCTCACCAAAGTGTTGAGGATACAAAGCAGGTAATTGAGAATGTCTTTTTATCCCGCCCCAGTAAAGGGTGGCCTGAAGCATTTGCGATTACTTTAAAAAATAATGGACGAATGATTGGTACATGTGATTTTTGGCCAATTAGCGCTTCAGAAGGTGTTTATGAAATGGGTTATGCATTAAATCCACGCTTTTGGGGACTGGGCCTTGTGACCGAAGCCGCGTCGGCTGTTTTGGATTTCGCATTCGAAAATTATGATGTGCGTCGTATGGAGCTCAAACACTTAAAGTGTAACCCAGCTTCAGGTGCTGTCGCACGTAAATTAGGTTTTATTGAAGAAGGTATTAAACGTCAGTCGGCAAAGTTCGATGACGGCTATGATGATGTCGTATGTTATGGACTACTCAAGGAGGAATATTATGACCGAGAAATTAGCGAAGAAGTATGCTCACAACGAAATTGA